atgggaaagagaatgaagaagatggagatctcaatgggaaagagaatgaagaagaaccGGCCAATATGGAAGATGATGGAGTTCTTAATGAGAAAGGGAACGAAGAGGaagcttgcgaagaagaagcTCGCGATATGGAAGAAGATGGCACTGCGCAAGATGATGAGATTCCTAGTACTGAAGGAGTTGAGCTAGCAGGGGaggaagtttcaaaaaaaaataaaagaggacCTACAAAGTTGCGTAGAGTGGCTGAAAATCCCAATGATAAGATTATGGTCACATTCAATGACATTGGTGAGCATGTTGGACCTGGTTCAGTAACCCTATCGTCGTTTCTTGGTCCTCTTGTGAGGGAACATGTTCCGGTTACACTTGCCGATTGGAGAAAACTTGATGCAGCGACTAAAGCAACAATGTGGGAAGAAATTcaggtttgtatatatattagtatgttTTGTTTAACCGCAAGATGAAATTATAAACATGTTTAACTTGATTATTGTGATGCAGGGGAGGTTTAACTTGCAAGAAGAGTGGCAGAAAGCTGTTATTTTCAAGCAGCTGGGAAATGTGTGGAGGGCTGGGAAGTCAAGGCTGGTGTCACAAGTACGTGTGGCGAAGACTGCAGCTGAGAGAATAGCTTTAAAACCGAGCAACATCCCATCCCTTCAACTGTGGAACACTTGGGTTAAGAGTAAGACTACCAAATCTTTCACAGTGAGTTATCTACAACTAAGTAAGTTTCATCCTTAAAGGTCATGTCTGATGGATATAATCAATGTCATATTTATATTGTAGGAAACGAGTAACAAGTACAGAGCGATGAGAAGAAATCAGATTCCTCACACCACCAGCCGCAAAGGAATGCTTCGTTTAGCTGATGATATGGTAAAAGAGTAGTCAAACATCTACATATTGTAGATCAGCTTGTTAGATTAAAATGGTAGTGAGAtatgtttgttttcatatagaaaaaaaagagtaaagacccaAGTAAGGTGAGTAGATCCAAGGTTTGGATTGCGGGACACACTCATGCTGATGGCAGACCTGTGAAGCCCCAGTTTGCTGAGACTATTGTAAGCATTATGGAAGTTGTATATTGTGTATAGTTAATAGACTATGGCAATGAATGATTTTGTGTTTAAATGATTGTATCAGGAACAAATACAGTCACTTGACAGTCGGATGGACTCCACATCAGCTGCTGATAACATAAGGGAAGATGCTGTGAGCAAGGTTTTGGGAAAAGACAAACCTGGACGAGTAAGGGGCTTTGGTAGAGGGATTACAGCTAATAAGCTAGCATATCTTCGAGACGCTAAGATTGCAGAAATGAAAAGTGAGATTGAAGAGTTAAAGGGGATGGTGCGAGAATTAGCTGAGAAGAAGGTAATCCTTTTCATTACCTTTGGTGAATTAGTTTGAAGACATTTACGATTTCCGTTGCCTTTTCTCAGAAAAGTAATGTTGATGCTGAAACATCTGAGAGTAGTGTTGGATTCAAAGAAAGAGTCAGAGTACAAATACTGGATTGGATTGAATCAGAGGATGTTGTTGTTGGTGAAGGAGAATTCTGCTCTGCTGAACCGAAGTACAAAATTGGTCGTATACCAATTGGTCCTAATGCAGTGGCTATCGTAGTTAAGTATGCACTAAGCGCATCAGCTTCACTCTGGAGGCCTACTACGGATGTGTTAACTCTTGATGAAGCTGTGGGATACAAGATATCTTGGCCAATGGATAAAGTGATTTTGGATAAGGATCCAAACTGTTCTGAAGATTTATCTAtggtaaattttcaaatcttgttttcttcttacaaCAATTGAGTCATCTCTAATCATTACTAAAATTTCTAATTTCAAATCTTGTTTTAGCAAAGCAAGGAAGGTGAATATCGAAGATGCAAGATATATGATTGGACCAATGATGGGGACGAGGTCATTGCTGAAGGTCTCGTGTGCTCTTCAAAATCCAAAGACATGGTTAACAACATACCTCTGGGTCCCAATGCTGTTAGTGTCGAAGTAGTGAAGGTGTTCAATGATCAAGCATATTTGTGGAGGCCAACCGCTGATATGTTCTTGATTGGTGATGCACTTAGCGAGAAAATAGCATGGCCAGTCCTAAAGGTTGAAGTCATGCCTACACCTGCTACAGAAGTAACACCAACTAAATGTGCAGGGAAGAAAATAGCATCACCTTCGAAGCCAGCCAAGAAAAAAGCAGTGGTATGTAATTGACAtgaagttaaatttttttatttgcctGATGATTGATGTTGCGTCCTTGATTGATGTTGGAACTTGCTTCTGTCATCTTGTTTGAGTTGTAGAGTCCAGGCAGCACTAGTTCGACCAGAAGTCCGAAGCAGAAGTGCACTCTCTTGGATTGCAACAACTCTGGACGTAAGGTAGCTGAAGGAAGGGTAGCTTCAACGGATCCGAATGAGTTGTGCCACTTTGTACCCCTAGGTCCAAATGCAAGCAAGGTGTGGATTGATGTGGCTAAGATCGGTGATGCAAAAGTCTGGAGGCCAAATTCAGAGATTGAATACATATCTGATGCAATGGGTTCGGTTGTGGCATGGCCAAATGACAAAATCAAGTTTGTCTAAAATTGTCGTCTGAAACATTTTTCAAGTTGGTTCTCATCGGCTATGTATTTCTAGTGTGTGATCGAATGTTTAGGTACTTTTTTACTCGGTTGAAATCATGTATGATATTATGTAACAGTTAgcagacaaaaaaacaaaaattatgtgttATATTATGATATAAGGTTATGTGTGAAAATGTTTAGCTTGTTAACCCCTATACCCTTAAGTGCATAATTTTACATTAAACCATaagctttaaaaattaaatccacAGACGGGaagaccaaaaattaaaatcctataccctaaagtgaaatccctaaaccctaaagtacAAACCTATACCCTATACCCTAATTGTACTTGATTTCACAATTTTGTTCATTCTTAAAAGGATATTGTAATCTTAATTTCACAAAACTgattagttataaattttataaacactcATTTgttcaaaccctataccctaagcCTTTGTACATACAAATAAGTAGTAGTGTTTATGAACATATGAGCTAGATTGATCAATCTTATAAAAGCTcacataaaaaatttatattcatacaattttttttttgtaaaattggaaaactgaatatttgatttttaagatttaatttaatttttttttgcttcaaaatcatatttatatattaatttccaGATTTCAAACGAAATTAATACCTTGAGCCAATAAGGAGTAACCTCCAAGATTGCAGACGTGGCAAACCATATGCCGATGGATGTGTCTTCCCAACTTCAATCTTAgccattctttttattttttgagccAATGAGGAGCAACTACTAAGATTGCACTCGGATTAATCATAGACCGTCCGATTTCTCTCCAAATCTTTGATCACAACCGTTCATTTTTTTCTGTCTCTGTTTGCACTCGGAAAATTTCAGAACACAACATCTCTCTTTCTGTCGAAACTCCTTTCTGTCTCGCGATCTAAAATCGAAAAAACCCTAAAGAAAGCACATGTATCTCTCGAGCTAAAATCAAACCAGCTGTTCCTGTATTCGCCGATTGAAAGTAAGCAAATGGATAAGTCGTGGATTTGGCTTCCAAGGTATAACCTAAAATCCCTCGATCTCATTTCTACTCGCCGATTGAAATAAAGCTAACTTCTTTTGTCTGATTCTTGTAGGAATAGCCACGAGTATTCAGAAGGAGCAACTAATTTTGTGAATTCGTCCGCAAAAAGATTGGGAAGTCTGTCTGAAATGCTATGCCCTTGTAGAGACTGCCGCAATCTGAGCCATCAGTCACTGGATAAAATTGTGGAGCATTTGGTGATTAGGGGTATGGATAAGAAGTATAAGAGTTCTCGTTGGAGTATTCATGGAGAAAAAAGAGATTCTGCAGAAGACagtgttcttcaatatgaaacAGAGGCGTTTGATTTGTTTAAGACAATATTCTCCATGGACGAAGGTGGTCCAAACCCGACAACTGACAACGAAGACGATGAAGCACCAGAGGAAATTGAGTTTAAGAAAAAGCTCAGAGACGCTCAAACGCCATTATACTCGGATTGTCTCAAGCACACAAAGGTTTCAGCTATCATGGGACTTTACAGATTCAAGGTTAAAAGTGGTGTGTCGGAGAACTACTTTGATCAGCTGTTGGTTTTACTTGAGGATTTGCTACCTGAAGACAATGTTCTTCCCAAGAGTTTAGCTGCAATCAAAAATTTCTGAAGATCTTTGGGTTCGGCTACGACAGTATTCATGCTTGCAAGAATGATTGCATATTGTATAGGAAGGAGTATGAGAACCTAGAAAGCTGTCCAAGATGCAAAGTTTCAAGATGGGAAATGGATAAGCACAGTAATGAGTTAAAGGTGGGGATTCCGGCAAAGGTCCTTAGATATTTTCCAATCAAGGACAGGTTTAGGAGGATGTTTAGATCACAAAGGATGGCTGAAGATCTGCGTTGGCACTATACCAATGCCACTGAAGATGGTACAATGCGGCACCCTGTTGATTCTATCTCTTGGGCACAAGTGAATGCTAAATGGCCAGACTTTGCTGCTGATCCACGGAATCTTCGACTTGGGATTTCTACAGATGGGATGAACCCTTTCTCCATGCAAAGCACCAATCACAGCACATGGCCAGTGTTGTTAGTGAACTATAACACGCCTCCAACCATGTGTATGAAGGCTGAGAATATAATGCTGACTTTGTTGATCCCTGGTCCTACTGCTCCTGGTAACAACATTGATGTTTACCTAGCACCACTGATAGACGATCTAAAGGATTTGTGGGCTGAGGGTATTGAAGTGTATGACTCATTTGCGAAGGAGAACTTTAATCTCAGAGCCTTGCTGCTTTGGAGTATCAGTGACTATCCAGCCTTAGGAACACTGTCTGGATGTAAAGTAAAGGGGAAACAAGCCTGCAATGTATGTGGAAAGGATACACCTGCAAGGTGGCTTAAGTTTAGCCGCAAGTTTGTCTACATGAGTAACAGAAGGAGACTACCGCCTGGCCATCGTTACAGATATAAAAAAGCTTGGTTTGACAACACTGTGGAGGAAGGGAATGCTAATAGGATACAAACAGGCGCTGAGATATATGAGACACTACAAGCTTTTACGAATGATTTTGGTAGACCTctagagaaggaaaaaaaaaggaaaagactagagttggaagatgatgaGAGGTTACAAGAAGAAGAGTGTGAAGAATCAAATGAACTATGGCGGtggaagaagagatcaataTTCTTTGATCTACCTTACTGGAAGGTAAACTATAGTAACTGACCTATATTATCTGATTACtggaagaagagatcaataTGTCTAACAGTTTCTTGTTTAATGTGTTAGGAGTTGCCTGTTCGTCACAATATTGATGTTATGCACGTAGAAAAGAATGTGTCCGATGCTATATTGTCTCTGTTGATGCAAAGTGCGAAGTCAAAAGATGGGTTGAAAGCAAGAAAAGACTTAGAAGATATTGGAATCAGAAAGCACTTGCACACAGAGGTGAGGGGAAAGAAAACATACTTACCTCCTGCTGCCTACTGGTTATCGAAGAGAGAGAAGACCATTTTCTGCCAAAGGTTAGCTAAGTTTAGAGGCCCTGATGGTTATTGTGGTAATATTGCGAATAGTGTTTCAGTTAACCCTCCAAATATTGGTAGTTTAAAGTCGCATGATCATCATGTCTTAGTACAGAACTTGTTACCAGCTGCATTAAGAGGGTTGTTACATAGGGGTCCTAGGATAGCCATAAATAGATTATGCAGTTACTTCAACAGGTTGTGTCAGCGCATCATTGACCCAGAGAAACTTATATCCATGGAGACAGAGTTTGTGGAGACAATGTGTCAGCTGGAGCGCTTCTTCCCTCCAGCCCTTTTTGATATCATGTTTCACCTTCCACTACATTTATCAAGAGAGGCACGGTTGGGAGGACCAGTTCACTTCCGATGGATGTATCCCTTCGAAAGGTTTGATCAACATCTCTCTTCAATATATCCACTTCCCACAATGATGTTTGACTAATATTCATATTTCCTGAGTTATAGGTACATGAAAACACTAAAGGCTTTTGTTAAGAATTATGCAAGGCCAGAAGCATGTATGGCTGAGGCGTATTTAGCTGGAGAATGTGTTGCATTTTGTTTAGAGTTCCTTAAAGAATCAGTACCAGTTCAAGAAGCAGTTAATCGTAATGAAGATGTTGAGGCTGATAGAATGGTGGTTGAAGGCCGACCTCTGCAGAAGGGTATAGAGGTTACCCTGTCAGATAAAGATAGAGACATTGCACATCGATATGTGCTAATGAACATGGCATCTTTGGATCCCTTTCTTGAGTAAGTAATTCTCTATGTTTCTTCTACTTGTTTTACTcataatttcattttcatatactgttgtttaatttaaaatcaggATGCATTTGGAAGAGTTGCAAGCTAAGGATGCTCGATTGGCTAAAAATGAAACTTTGTTATGGAAAAACCATACTGAACACTTTACAGAATGGCTTAAAAATAAGGTTACAAACTCCAAATTCTTTTCTTGATTATTATTGTAAATACTGGTTAGCTTGTTTGGTGATGACTGGTTAGCTTGTTTGGTGATGACTAGTTAGCTTGTATCATGATGCCTGGTTTGTATCTTGAAGAACATGTCCATATTTTAGCGAATTGATGTCTGAGTAGCTTATAGCTTGATGAAACTGTCtggatttttagtatttttatgacTGGTTAGCTTGTA
The window above is part of the Brassica napus cultivar Da-Ae chromosome C8, Da-Ae, whole genome shotgun sequence genome. Proteins encoded here:
- the LOC125591397 gene encoding nucleolin-like, translated to MAKTRGQVGSRRSKRNQGLEVVDQEDKAPQLKVKKRTAKKTASPKKNLVLTPTRRSSRIKKVAAEDDYIEDVTPSKDDEVEDVTPPKDDEVQDVTPAQDDEVEDDQAEKSMSEEDKDDEEDVNGKEDEEDGDVNGKENEEDGDLNGKENEEEPANMEDDGVLNEKGNEEEACEEEARDMEEDGTAQDDEIPSTEGVELAGEEVSKKNKRGPTKLRRVAENPNDKIMVTFNDIGEHVGPGSVTLSSFLGPLVREHVPVTLADWRKLDAATKATMWEEIQGRFNLQEEWQKAVIFKQLGNVWRAGKSRLVSQVRVAKTAAERIALKPSNIPSLQLWNTWVKSKTTKSFTETSNKYRAMRRNQIPHTTSRKGMLRLADDMVKE
- the LOC125591879 gene encoding uncharacterized protein LOC125591879; its protein translation is MDKHSNELKVGIPAKVLRYFPIKDRFRRMFRSQRMAEDLRWHYTNATEDGTMRHPVDSISWAQVNAKWPDFAADPRNLRLGISTDGMNPFSMQSTNHSTWPVLLVNYNTPPTMCMKAENIMLTLLIPGPTAPGNNIDVYLAPLIDDLKDLWAEGIEVYDSFAKENFNLRALLLWSISDYPALGTLSGCKVKGKQACNVCGKDTPARWLKFSRKFVYMSNRRRLPPGHRYRYKKAWFDNTVEEGNANRIQTGAEIYETLQAFTNDFGRPLEKEKKRKRLELEDDERLQEEECEESNELWRWKKRSIFFDLPYWKELPVRHNIDVMHVEKNVSDAILSLLMQSAKSKDGLKARKDLEDIGIRKHLHTEVRGKKTYLPPAAYWLSKREKTIFCQRLAKFRGPDGYCGNIANSVSVNPPNIGSLKSHDHHVLVQNLLPAALRGLLHRGPRIAINRLCSYFNRLCQRIIDPEKLISMETEFVETMCQLERFFPPALFDIMFHLPLHLSREARLGGPVHFRWMYPFERYMKTLKAFVKNYARPEACMAEAYLAGECVAFCLEFLKESVPVQEAVNRNEDVEADRMVVEGRPLQKGIEVTLSDKDRDIAHRYVLMNMASLDPFLE